CCTCGCCCGGATGGCCGAAGGCCATCACGCGGCGACATGCCCGGCCCGCTTCGACGAACTTTGACGTTGCAACTGGCAGCGGGCGAGGCATGCCTCGCCCCTACGAGCCCGATTACCGGATCAGATTCTCAATCGGCATAAATCCGCCGCTACAAAGCGCAAAGTCCGCCTGCGCGGACTCCCACCAGAAGATCCAGCCGCATAAACGAGCGTCGCTCTCGGCCGTTGCGGTTGAAGCCTCGCCGAGCGGAAGCTCGAGTTGCGACCGGAGGCGGGCGAGGCTTTCCGTGGTTCCAGCGGGCGGGTTCACCCGCTCGTGCCGTGCGGCGAGTCCTGCCCGGTCCGGTCCGTGGCGGACGCCCTCGCGCGGGGCGGCTCTCCGCATCTCTTTGCCGCCGTGCGCTTTGTCCACTTGGATCGCGCAAGCTGTTGCCACGGCGGGGCGAAGGGTATTAGATTCCGGCCCTCTCGCGCAGCACCGCAGCCCTCTCGCAGGCCTCCCCTCTCGCGTTTCGATGGCGTCCGAAGACACCCCGCTCATGCAGCAGTGGCGCGACGTGAAGGCGCACCACCCGGACGCGCTCGTCTTCTTCCGCGTCGGCGACTTCTACGAGCTGTTCAACGAGGACGCGGTGGAGGGGTCGAAGATCCTCGACCTCACCCTCACCTCGCGCAACAACGGCAGCTCGAAGGCGCCGCTGGCCGGCATCCCCGCGCACGCGCTGGACACGTACCTCCGCCGCCTGGTGGCCGCCGGGCGGCGCGTGGCCATCTGCGACCAGGTGGAGGACCCGGCGCTCGCCAGGGGGCTGGTGAAGCGGCAGGTCACCGAGATGGTGACGCCGGGCGCGGTGTTCAGCGACTCGCTGCTGGAGGCGCGGCGCAACAACTTCCTGGCGGCCATCGCGGGCGACGCGGGCGGCGAGGGGACGGTTGGGCTGGCGCTGGCCGACCTCACCACGGGGGAGATGAGCGTGCGCCGCGTGGCCTGGGAAGACCTCCCCGAGGAGCTGGGGGTGCACCAGCCGGCGGAGATCCTCCTGCCGCGCACCTGGGAGCTCTTCCCGATCGCCGGGGCGCCCGGGGTGACGCGCACCTACCGCGCGGACTGGCTCTTCGACCCGCGCGCGGCTGGGGAGGAGCTGGCCCGCCACTTCCGCGTGGCCAACCTCACCGGCTTCGGCTTCGAGGCGGGCGACGGGTCGCTGGCGGCGGCGTGCGGGGCGCTGGTGGCGTACCTGGCCGAGGTGCAGCCCGCCGGCTTCGGGGGCCTGCGCCCGCCCAGGATCGAGCGCCCCGGGCACGCCATGGCGCTGGACGAGATGACGCGCCGCAACCTGGAGCTGGTGGAATCGATCCGCGGCGGCGGGGGCGAGGGGACGCTGCTCTCGGTGCTGGACGAGGCGCTCACGCCGATGGGCGGCCGGCTGCTGCGCCGCTGGCTCCTGGCGCCGCTGGTGGAGGTGGCGGCCATCGACGCGCGGCTGGACGCGGTGGCGGAGCTGGTGGAGGATGCCGGGATGCGCCGCGACGTGCGCGACGCGCTGGCCGAGGTGCGCGACCTGGAGCGCCTGGCCGTGAAGGTCGGCGCGGGGCGCGCCACGCCGCGGGAGATGCTGGCGCTGGCGGCGTCGCTCGCTCGCGTCCCCCTGCTGCGCGCCGCGCTGGCCGACGCGCGCGCGCCGATGCTGCGGGGGCTGTTGGAGCGCCTGGAGCCGCTGGAGGAGGTGAAGGGCGCCGTGGAGCGGGCGGTGGACCCCGACGCGCCGGCCGTGGTGGCCGAGGGCGGGGTGATCCGCGCCGGGTACGACCGCGAGCTCGACGAGCTGCGCGGGGTGCGCGACGGAGCGGTGGAGTTCATCGCGGCGCTGCAGGCGCGCGAGCGGGAGCGCACCGGGATCGGCTCGCTCAAGGTGGGCTTCAACCGCGTCTTCGGCTACTACCTGGAGGTCACCCGCGCGCAGGCCGAGCGCGTCCCCGCCGACTACCACCGCAAGCAGACGCTGGCCAACGCGGAGCGCTACTACACGCCGGAGCTGAAGGAGTGGGAGGAGAAGGTCCTGGGCGCGGAGGAGAAGATCACCGCGCTGGAGGCCCGCCTCTTCGCGGAGCTCAGGACGGCGGTCGCCCGCGAGGTGCCGCGCGTGCAGGCGGTGGCGGAGCGCATCGCCACGCTGGACGTGCTGGCGGGGCTGGCGGAGGTGGCGGTGCGGCGCGAGTACGCGCGGCCCGAGGTGGACAACGGCTTCGCGCTGGAGGTGCGCGGCGGGCGCCACCCCGTGGTCGAGACGATGATGCCGCGCGAGGAGTTCATCCCCAACGACGTGCGGCTGGACCACGACGCGCGGGTGATGGTGCTCACCGGGCCCAACATGGCCGGCAAGTCGACGGTCCTGCGCCAGGTGGGGCTCGTGGTCCTGATGGCCCAGGCGGGCTCGTTCGTCCCCGCGCGCTTCGCGAAGGTGGGCGTCGTGGACCGGGTGTTCACGCGGGTGGGGGCGTCGGACAACCTGGCGCGGGGGCAGTCCACCTTCATGGTGGAGATGAACGAGACGGCGGCGATCCTGCACGGGGCCACCGCGCGCTCGCTGGTGCTGCTGGACGAGATCGGCCGCGGCACCTCCACCTGGGACGGGCTGAGCGTCGCCACCGCGACGACGGAGCACCTGCACGACGTGGTGGGGGCCAAGACGATCTTCGCCACGCACTACCACGAGATGACGCGGCTGGCCACGCGGCTGGCGGGGGTGGCCAACTTCAGCGTGGCCGTGCGCGAGGTGGGCGACGACATCGTCTTCCTGCGCCGCCTGGTGCCCGGCGGGGCGGACCGCTCGTACGGGGTGGAGGTGGCACGGCTGGCGGGGCTGCCCGAGAGCGTGGTGGAGCGGGCGCGCGAGATCCTGCGCGAGCTGGAGGCGGCCGCCGCGCCGGCGGAGGCGCACCGCCCGCGCGCGGAGCCGGTGGTGCAGCTGGGGCTCTTCGGGCCCGAGGCGCACCCGGTGGTGGAGCGCCTGCGCGGCGTGGACGTCAACTCGCTGACGCCGCTGCAGGCACTGGCGCTGCTGGCGGAGCTGGTGGAGGCGGCGCGATCGTGAAACCGGAGTCGTACTTCCACCGGTCGCTTGATCGGAAGGAGCGCCGACGGCTGCGTCGCGAGCGCATTCTGCGGTCTTACGACATCGCCGCGCAGGATCCGGATTTCCTGCGCGAGCGGGACGAGATCGTTCGTGCGTTCGACGCGACCATTGCGGACGGCTTGAGGTGAGATGGAACAGTACAGCCCCGCCGTCCAGTGGTCTGATGAGGACGATGCGTACATCGCCGTCTGCCCGGACCTCGGCGGAATATCCGCGTTCGGCGATACTCCGGCGGAAGCGCTCGCCGAGCTGGAGGTGGCCGTTCGGCTCGCGGTCGAAGCGTATCAGGAGAAAGGCTGGCCGCTGCCTCCCAGATTCGAATGGAAGGTGGCGCCAGGGAATATGCTCGACACGCCATCCACCAGAACGGGTGAGTAGATCCCTCGGGTCGCTACCGCTCCCCTCGGGATGACAACGGTTCGGGGCTGTAGCAGTTGAAGCCTCGCGGGGTTTGCGAGGCTTTCTGCCGTTGTAGCCGCGGCTTCAGCCGCCCGCGGCCCGGGCGGCGCACCGCCGCGAGGGGTGGCCCGGGTCCGGGTGCGTCGGTATCTTGCCGGGCTTCCGCCCCGCCCCGGGGGCTGGTAGACTTCACCGAGCGCAAAGCCCACGGAGCCGATGCCCCGACGCCGCACCCCGACCGCCGCCCTCCTGGCCGCGCTCGTCCTGCTCGCCGCCTGCGAGCGCGAGCCGGTGCCCGAGACGCCGCCCCGGCAGATCTCCCGGACGCCGTTCCAGTACCCCGAGGAGCTGTGGGACGCGCAGGTGGAGGGGGAGACCACGCTGCGGCTCTACATCAGCGAGCGCGGCACCGTGGACTCGGCGCGGGTGGAGCAGGGGAGCGGCTACCCGGCGTTCGACTCGGCCGCCCTGGCCGGGAGCCACGAGCTGCGCTTCCAGCCGGCCACGCGCGACGGCAGGCCCGTGGCCGCGTGGTTCCTCCTTCCCGTCAAGTTCGAGCTGGACCCGGCCGACACCACCGTGGTCCCCAAGCAGAGTCCATGAGCAGCGCCGAAAGCTCGCCCGACACCGCGGCCCGAATGCGCCACGAGAGGCCGTACGCCAGCATCGTGGAGACGATCGGGTGGACGCCGCTCGTCCGCCTGAACCGCCTGGCGCAGGGGATCCGCACCCCCGTCTACGGCAAGGCCGAGTTCATGAACCCGGGCGGGAGCCTCAAGGACCGCATCGGGCCCGCCATCATCGAGGCCGCCGAGCGCGAGGGGCGCCTCAAGCCCGGCGGCACCATCGTGGAGGGCACCAGCGGGAACACCGGGGTGGGGCTGGCGCTGGCCGCGGCGATCAGGGGGTACCGCTGCATCTTCACCCTCTCCGACAAGTTCAGCCAGGAGAAGGTGCGCCTCCTCAGGGCGTTCGGGGCCGAGGTGATCGTGACCTCGGCGGCGCTCCCGCCCGACCACCCCGACACCTACGTGAACCTGGCCAAGCGCATCGCCGAGGAGACCCCCAACGCCATCCTGGCCGACCAGTTCTACAACCAGGCCAACCCCGAGGCGCACTACCGCACCACCGGCCCCGAGATCTGGGAGCAGACGCAGGGGCGCGTCACCCACTTCGTCTCCGCGGCGGGGACGGGCGGCAACCTCACCGGCGTGGGCCGCTACCTGAAGGAGCGGAACCCGGCCGTGCGGGTGATCGGCGGCGACCCGGTGGGCTCGATCCTGCGCAACCTGGCCGAGACGGGCGAGAAGGGCGAGGGGGCGCCGTACAAGGTGGAGGGGATCGGGCAGGACAAGCTCCCGGGGACGCTGGACCTCGCGGTGGTCGACGAGTGGCGCTCGGTGGACGACCGCACCGCGATGACGCTGGCGCGTCGGCTCACCCGCGAGGAGGGGCTGTTCGTGGGCGGCTCGACGGGGCTGATCGCGCACGTGGCGCTGGAGGTGGCGCGCGAGGTGGACGACCCCGGGGCGTGCGTGGTGTTCCTCCTCTGCGACACCGGCGAGCGGTACCTGAGCAAGGTGTACAGCGACGAGTGGATGCGCGAGAACCGGCTGCTGGAGCCGGCGCGCGTCTCGGCGCTCGACGTGGTGCGCGGCAAGGCGGGCGACGCGCCGCCCCGGCTGGTGGCGGTGGCCCCCGAGACGCCGGTGCGCCAGGCGCTCTCGTTCATCACCCAGCACGACATCTCGCAGCTCCCCGTGGTGGCCGAGGGCGACTGCGTGGGGAGCGTGGCCGAGGCCAACCTGATGTCGCGGGTGCTGGAGGACACGGAGGTGCTCGACCAGTCGGTGCAGCACCTGATGGACCCGCCGCTGCCGGTGATCGACGCGCACGTGGACCTGCCGACCGTCACCCGGCTCCTGGCCAAGAACCCCGCCGTGCTGGTGCGGCAGGACGGCGTGCTGGGCGGGATCGTCACCCGGCACGACGTGCTGCGGTACGTGACGAACGGGGCGTGAGGGAAAGTGCACTTCCGCACCTGGTCCGGGGTCCGAAAGCGTCCGGTTTCCGGGGGGTGAACGCACGTTCCAACGCATTGCGGCGGCGCCATTTGCGCGCCGCCGCCGATGTTGGGGCCGGAGCGGCACGAATCCCTTTGATCCGCGTGGCGGAAGTGTTACATTGAGCGCGTCTCCGCGGTACGCTGCTACGCTATCATGGCGCACGCTCCGTCACCCGGCGGGGTCTCTCTCCCAACACCTTCCCCCAGAGGTATCTTGAAGAAACCACGTACGCAAACGGCGGCCCTGCTGCTGTGGGCGATGCTGCTGGCGCTGGGCGCCGCCGGCACCGCCCGGGCGCAGGGCGTCACCACGTCCGCCATCACCGGACGGGTGAGCACGGAGGCGGGGGAGCCGGCGGCGGGCGCGCAGGTGACGGCCACCAACACCGCCACCGGCGCCGTGTCGCGGGCCGTGACGCGCGGCGACGGCCGCTACCTGGTCCCGGGGCTCCAGCCCGGGACCTACAACATCGCGGCCACGCGGCTGGGCTCCACCACGGCGCGGCAGAACGGCGTGACGCTCACGCTGGGGCAGACCGCCGAGTTCAACTTCACGCTCGCGGCGGCCGCCGTGGCGCTGGAGGGGATCACGGCCACCGCCGAGCGGAACTCCGTGCTCTCGCGCGAGCACACGGGGGTGACGACCACGGTGAGCGACAGCACGCTGCGGCGCGCGCCCACCATCACCCGCGACCTGCAGGACTTCACCCGCCTGGTGCCGCAGATCGCGGTGGTGAACACCACCACCGGCGCGGTGAGCGCGGGCGGGCGCAACAACCGCTACAACCAGCTGCAGATCGACGGCACCGCCAGCAACGACCTCTTCGGCCTCTCGGCGAGCGGCGCCCCCAGCGGCCAGGCCGGCGGCAAGGCGATCACGCTGGAGGCGGTGCAGGAGTTCCAGGTGGTGCTGGCGCCCTTCGACGTGCGCCAGAACGGCTTCACCGGCGCCAGCGTGAACGCCATCACCAAGAGCGGGACCAACCGCTTCACCGGCACCATCTCGGCGTTCCACCGCAACGAGGGCCTCGCCGGGCGCTACCTCACCTCGGCCGACACCTTCTCCAGCTCGCTCGACGAGTTCAAGAACACCGAGATCGCCGGCTCGTTCGGCGGCCCGATCCTCCGCAACAAGGCGTTCTTCTTCTTCGCGGGCGAGCGCACCGACCGCTCGCAGCCGCCCAACTTCATCGCCGGCGACAACCCGGCGCTGGGGGTGACGTCCGCGCAGGCCGAGCAGGTGCGCGCCTTCCTGGAGTCGCTGGGCTACGACGCGGGCGGGGTCTCGGGGCGCACCATCGAGCGGGGGAGCACCAACCTGTTCGGCCGGCTCGACGTGAACCTGTCGCAGAACAACCGGCTGACGCTGCGCCACAACTTCATCGACGGCGCACGCGACGACTTCGCGAGCGGCTCGCGCTCGTACTACCTGTCGAACGCCGGCTACTCGCAGGTCAACACCACCAACAGCACCCTGCTGCAGCTGAACTCCGGCTTCGGCGGCGGGTTCTTCAACGAGCTGCGCGTGGGGTGGAACCGGGTGCGCGACCACCGCGACTTCGAGGGCGACCCCTTCCCGCGCGTGGCGGTGACGGTGGCCTCGGGGACGGTGGTGAACGCGGGGACGGAGAACTTCTCCGGGCGCAACGAGCTGGACCAGGACGCGCTGGAGATCACCAACGACCTGATGTTCTCGCTGGGGTCGCACAACCTCACGGTGGGCACCAACAACGAGTTCTCCAAGTTCCGCAACCTGTTCGTCCGCAACCCGTTCGGCACCTACACCTTCCAGTCGTTCGCCGACCTGCAGGCCGGGCGGGCGTCGCGCTACGAGTTCAGCTACCTGGTCCCCGACGTGGACCCCGCCACCCCGGGCGACCAGCCGGGCGAGCCCGAGGCGCGCTTCAAGGTGAACCGGTACTCGCTGTACGCGCAGGACCGCTGGGACGCGAGCGACAACCTGCAGCTCACCTTCGGGCTGCGCCTCGAGCGGCCCACGCTCCCCGAGGACCCGGTCTACAACCCGGCCGTCGAGAACCTGTACGGCCGCCGCACCGACAAGGTGGCCAGCGGCTACACGCTGGTGAACCCGCGCTTCGGCTTCAACTGGGACATCACCGGTGACGGGACCACCCAGCTGCGCGGCGGCGGCGGCACCTTCAGCGGCCGCACCCCGTTCGTGTGGATCTCCAACGCCTACGGCAACACGGGGCTGGAGTACGTCCGCTTCACCTGCGACCGCACCAACACCAACAACAACGACGACCCGCCGCCGTTCGTTACCGACCCCACCGCCCAGCCGCGCGGCTGCGTGACCTCGGCGGGCGTGCCGGTTCCCCCGTCGGCGGCCCCCAACGAGATCAACCTGATCAACCCGAGCTTCAAGATGCCGCAGGTGGCCCGCTTCGCGCTGGGCATCGACCGGCAGCTGCCGTTCGGGCTGGTGGGCACGCTGGAGGGGCTCTACACCCGGACCATCCACGACGTGCTGTACCAGAACCTGCGCGTGCAGCCCGACTCGCTGGGCCGCACGGTGGAGGGGCGCCCGCGCTACCAGACGCGCGGCAACACCCCGGGGCTCGGCGACGTGATCGACATCACCAACACCGACAAGGGGTACGCGTACAACCTCACGGCGCAGGTGCAGCGCCCGTTCCGCGACGGGTGGGACTTCTCGCTGGCGTACACGTTCAGCCGCTCGCGCGACGTGAACCCGGTGACGTCGAGCCAGGCGATCTCGAACTGGCGCTTCAACCTCACCCAGGACGACCCCAACAACCCGGGGCTCGGGGTGGCGGACAACGACATCCCGCACCGCATCGTGGGCCAGGTGTCGCGCCGGCTGAACT
This is a stretch of genomic DNA from Longimicrobium sp.. It encodes these proteins:
- the mutS gene encoding DNA mismatch repair protein MutS, which produces MASEDTPLMQQWRDVKAHHPDALVFFRVGDFYELFNEDAVEGSKILDLTLTSRNNGSSKAPLAGIPAHALDTYLRRLVAAGRRVAICDQVEDPALARGLVKRQVTEMVTPGAVFSDSLLEARRNNFLAAIAGDAGGEGTVGLALADLTTGEMSVRRVAWEDLPEELGVHQPAEILLPRTWELFPIAGAPGVTRTYRADWLFDPRAAGEELARHFRVANLTGFGFEAGDGSLAAACGALVAYLAEVQPAGFGGLRPPRIERPGHAMALDEMTRRNLELVESIRGGGGEGTLLSVLDEALTPMGGRLLRRWLLAPLVEVAAIDARLDAVAELVEDAGMRRDVRDALAEVRDLERLAVKVGAGRATPREMLALAASLARVPLLRAALADARAPMLRGLLERLEPLEEVKGAVERAVDPDAPAVVAEGGVIRAGYDRELDELRGVRDGAVEFIAALQARERERTGIGSLKVGFNRVFGYYLEVTRAQAERVPADYHRKQTLANAERYYTPELKEWEEKVLGAEEKITALEARLFAELRTAVAREVPRVQAVAERIATLDVLAGLAEVAVRREYARPEVDNGFALEVRGGRHPVVETMMPREEFIPNDVRLDHDARVMVLTGPNMAGKSTVLRQVGLVVLMAQAGSFVPARFAKVGVVDRVFTRVGASDNLARGQSTFMVEMNETAAILHGATARSLVLLDEIGRGTSTWDGLSVATATTEHLHDVVGAKTIFATHYHEMTRLATRLAGVANFSVAVREVGDDIVFLRRLVPGGADRSYGVEVARLAGLPESVVERAREILRELEAAAAPAEAHRPRAEPVVQLGLFGPEAHPVVERLRGVDVNSLTPLQALALLAELVEAARS
- a CDS encoding pyridoxal-phosphate dependent enzyme, with the translated sequence MSSAESSPDTAARMRHERPYASIVETIGWTPLVRLNRLAQGIRTPVYGKAEFMNPGGSLKDRIGPAIIEAAEREGRLKPGGTIVEGTSGNTGVGLALAAAIRGYRCIFTLSDKFSQEKVRLLRAFGAEVIVTSAALPPDHPDTYVNLAKRIAEETPNAILADQFYNQANPEAHYRTTGPEIWEQTQGRVTHFVSAAGTGGNLTGVGRYLKERNPAVRVIGGDPVGSILRNLAETGEKGEGAPYKVEGIGQDKLPGTLDLAVVDEWRSVDDRTAMTLARRLTREEGLFVGGSTGLIAHVALEVAREVDDPGACVVFLLCDTGERYLSKVYSDEWMRENRLLEPARVSALDVVRGKAGDAPPRLVAVAPETPVRQALSFITQHDISQLPVVAEGDCVGSVAEANLMSRVLEDTEVLDQSVQHLMDPPLPVIDAHVDLPTVTRLLAKNPAVLVRQDGVLGGIVTRHDVLRYVTNGA
- a CDS encoding type II toxin-antitoxin system HicB family antitoxin — encoded protein: MEQYSPAVQWSDEDDAYIAVCPDLGGISAFGDTPAEALAELEVAVRLAVEAYQEKGWPLPPRFEWKVAPGNMLDTPSTRTGE
- a CDS encoding energy transducer TonB, giving the protein MPRRRTPTAALLAALVLLAACEREPVPETPPRQISRTPFQYPEELWDAQVEGETTLRLYISERGTVDSARVEQGSGYPAFDSAALAGSHELRFQPATRDGRPVAAWFLLPVKFELDPADTTVVPKQSP
- a CDS encoding carboxypeptidase regulatory-like domain-containing protein, with translation MKKPRTQTAALLLWAMLLALGAAGTARAQGVTTSAITGRVSTEAGEPAAGAQVTATNTATGAVSRAVTRGDGRYLVPGLQPGTYNIAATRLGSTTARQNGVTLTLGQTAEFNFTLAAAAVALEGITATAERNSVLSREHTGVTTTVSDSTLRRAPTITRDLQDFTRLVPQIAVVNTTTGAVSAGGRNNRYNQLQIDGTASNDLFGLSASGAPSGQAGGKAITLEAVQEFQVVLAPFDVRQNGFTGASVNAITKSGTNRFTGTISAFHRNEGLAGRYLTSADTFSSSLDEFKNTEIAGSFGGPILRNKAFFFFAGERTDRSQPPNFIAGDNPALGVTSAQAEQVRAFLESLGYDAGGVSGRTIERGSTNLFGRLDVNLSQNNRLTLRHNFIDGARDDFASGSRSYYLSNAGYSQVNTTNSTLLQLNSGFGGGFFNELRVGWNRVRDHRDFEGDPFPRVAVTVASGTVVNAGTENFSGRNELDQDALEITNDLMFSLGSHNLTVGTNNEFSKFRNLFVRNPFGTYTFQSFADLQAGRASRYEFSYLVPDVDPATPGDQPGEPEARFKVNRYSLYAQDRWDASDNLQLTFGLRLERPTLPEDPVYNPAVENLYGRRTDKVASGYTLVNPRFGFNWDITGDGTTQLRGGGGTFSGRTPFVWISNAYGNTGLEYVRFTCDRTNTNNNDDPPPFVTDPTAQPRGCVTSAGVPVPPSAAPNEINLINPSFKMPQVARFALGIDRQLPFGLVGTLEGLYTRTIHDVLYQNLRVQPDSLGRTVEGRPRYQTRGNTPGLGDVIDITNTDKGYAYNLTAQVQRPFRDGWDFSLAYTFSRSRDVNPVTSSQAISNWRFNLTQDDPNNPGLGVADNDIPHRIVGQVSRRLNWWRRGPTDLSLVYIGQSGQPYSYRYNDDINFDGSFGNDLLYVPRDVNDIRFLTGVVAGQTVTPLQSWQNLNDFINRVECLRENRGQVLERNSCRTPWQSRFDFRLAQNLTPTRGSTLQVTLDILNVANLLNNEWGLSQFIGNQAESLLALATGTGVNNQPDANGRRLYRAFGERQDIFTTSNLDSRYQIQLGVRYLFQ